The proteins below are encoded in one region of Oreochromis niloticus isolate F11D_XX linkage group LG6, O_niloticus_UMD_NMBU, whole genome shotgun sequence:
- the il-8 gene encoding interleukin-8 isoform X1, with translation MISNRIIVSSIVVLLALFATCEGMGVELHCRCIKTESKPIGRHIEKVELILPNSHCEETEIIATLKRTGEEVCLNPEAPWVKKVINKIMSSSRS, from the exons ATGATAAGCAACAGAATCATTGTCAGCTCCATCGTGGTGCTTTTGGCCCTGTTCGCCACCTGTGAag GCATGGGAGTGGAGCTGCACTGCCGCTGCATTAAGACAGAAAGCAAACCTATTGGCCGCCACATCGAGAAGGTGGAGTTGATTCTTCCCAACTCCCACTGCGAGGAGACAGAGATCAT TGCCACACTGAAAAGGACAGGTGAAGAGGTTTGCCTTAATCCTGAGGCCCCCTGGGTGAAGAAAGTGATCAACAAGATCATGTCCAG CAGCAGATCCTAA
- the il-8 gene encoding interleukin-8 precursor (The RefSeq protein has 1 substitution compared to this genomic sequence) — MISNRIIVSSIVVLLALFATCEGMGVELHCRCIKTESKPIGRHIEKVELILPNSHCEETEIIATLKRTGEEVXLNPEAPWVKKVINKIMSSRS; from the exons ATGATAAGCAACAGAATCATTGTCAGCTCCATCGTGGTGCTTTTGGCCCTGTTCGCCACCTGTGAag GCATGGGAGTGGAGCTGCACTGCCGCTGCATTAAGACAGAAAGCAAACCTATTGGCCGCCACATCGAGAAGGTGGAGTTGATTCTTCCCAACTCCCACTGCGAGGAGACAGAGATCAT TGCCACACTGAAAAGGACAGGTGAAGAGGTTTGCCTTAATCCTGAGGCCCCCTGGGTGAAGAAAGTGATCAACAAGATCATGTCCAG CAGATCCTAA
- the LOC109202588 gene encoding growth-regulated protein homolog gamma — MISNRIIVSSIVVLLALLATCEHMFLHGMGVELHCRCIQTESKPIGRHIEKVELILPNSHCEETEIIATLKRTGEEVCLNPEAPWVKKVINKIMSSSRS; from the exons ATGATAAGCAACAGAATCATTGTCAGCTCCATCGTGGTGCTTTTGGCCCTGCTCGCCACCTGTGAAcatatgttttt GCATGGCATGGGAGTGGAGCTGCACTGCCGCTGCATTCAGACAGAAAGCAAACCTATTGGCCGCCACATCGAGAAGGTGGAGTTGATTCTTCCCAACTCCCACTGCGAGGAGACAGAGATCAT TGCCACACTGAAAAGGACAGGTGAAGAGGTTTGCCTTAATCCTGAGGCCCCCTGGGTGAAGAAAGTGATCAACAAGATCATGTCCAG CAGCAGATCCTAA